The Amycolatopsis jiangsuensis nucleotide sequence GATGCCCTTCGACACCGATTGACCCAGCTGCACGGTGATCGTCGGCGCACCGGCCGCGCGGGCGAACGCGTTGTACACCGACACCACCGGCTGCGGTTCCGGGTTGACCAGGTGGAAGGCCCGGCCGTCGAGACCCGCGGTGGTCACCAGTTCCAGCAGCGCACCGGCCACGTAGTCGACCGGAACCACGTTGGTGTCGCCGAGGCCCGGCCCCACGATCGGCAGGTCGGGCAGCCCGGCCAGCCTGCTGATCGCCGGGAAGAGGTAGTACGGGCCGTCGATCTTGTCCATCTCGCCGGTTTCCGAATCGCCCACCACGACCGCGGGCCGGTACACCCGCCACGGCACCTCGTCCTGGTCGCGCACCAGCTTCTCGGCCTCGAACTTGGTGCGGTGATACGGCGTGACCAGCCGCTGGCCCACGTCGAACATGTCCTCGCTGAACAGTCCTTCGTGGTCGCCGGCCACGGCCACCGACGACACGTGGTGCAGACAGCCGGCCCGCAGGTCCGCGGCCAGTTCGAGAACGTGCCTGGTGCCGTCCACATTGGCCCGGACGCTCGCCTCGTCGTCCGCGGTGAGGTCGTAGAGCGCGGCCAGGTGCACCACGTGGTCCACGTCGCGCAGCGCCTCGCGGTCCGGTTCGGACACCCCCATCATCGGCTCGGCGAGATCGCCGGTGACCAGCGTGACGCGGTCGGCATGCGGCCACCGGTCCACGAGCGCGGCCAGCTTCCCGCGCGAGCCTGCGCGCACCACGAGCGCGACCCGCTCGACGTCCGGCCGGGTGAGCAGCAGCCGGGTGAACTGGCGCCCGATCAATCCGGTCGCGCCGGTCACCAAGAACGTCGCCATCTCCATCACCCTCCGCCGTACGCCGCTGGACCCTGCGCATTGTGCTGCATGGACGCCGTGCTGACCACAGTGCGCCCGGCTATGTTACTCGTAGGTAACTTAGCCGGGTCCGGAGGGTTTTGCTCAGGCCGGATCGGCGATCACGACGCGGTTCTCCTCGTAGCCGTCGCTTCCGCCGACCCAACGGCCACCGCAGGTCACCAGGACCACCCGGTGCGGGCCGGCCTGGCCGAACAGGTCGTCCGCGCGGGCGCCCAGATCGTTCTTGTGCACCGTGACCAGCTGGGAGACCCGGTACCGCGCGGCCTTGCCCGCACTGTCCACAATGGTCACCACGCCGCCGATGCGCTCGTTCCACAGCTCCGCGAACGGACCGGTCGCCCCACGCCAGTTCACGTGCCCGGCGAACACGCTCGCCCCGCTCACCGCGTCCAGCTCCGCACCCCACCAGGCGGCCTGCCCGATGTTCGAGGGCACCGGCAGGGTGTTGCCGGGGCCGAGGCCCTTGCGCACCATCGCCGCGGTACCGCCGCCGGGCAGCCGGATCGTGCCCGGCCGCTGCGGTCCGGGCTGCCGGTGCTCGGCCGGTGCCGCCGGCGGCGCGGCGGACGTGCTCGTGGACGGAGCCGACGACGGTGATGGTGACGGCGACGGCGGCGGTGCGACCGGTTCGGCGGCCGCACCGCGCGCGGCGAGGGCGGCGGGGGCCGGGGAAGCGCTCCCGGCCACCACCGCCGTCGGCGGTGAGGTGATCACGACCGTGGCCAGCTCCACCGCCAGCACACTCGCCGCGCCCAGTGCGAAACCGGCGATCAGCCGGCCCTTGCCCGTCATGCCCCGCCCGTTCCGTTCGCTGCCTTCATCACCGCCGGGCCGAACGGCGGGCGGCGAAACCGACCAGGCCCGAGCCGATCAGCACCAGCGCCGCGAGACCGGCCACACCGGGCACCGAGAAGCTCGTCTCGGTGGCGCCCTTGGCCATCGCCTCCGGCTTGTCACCGGCGGGAATCGCGTGCGGCACTTCGTTCGGAATGTTCACCACCGTGAGCGCCAGTGTGCCGCCCGGCTCCAGCGATCCGCACGCGGCGGGCGGGTTCTTCGGATCGAAAGCGTTGGTGTAGCCCGGCGGCGCGTTCACCTCGACCACGCACACGTCCTGCGGGGCGAGCAGATCGTCGACGGTCGCCACCCCGTCCTCGCCACCGGTGGTGACGACGACCGGCTGCCCGTCCGGACCGTTCAGCGGCTTGCCGTCCTGCCCGTTCGCCGCGCTCTTGCGGTCCTTGCCGGTGATCCGCAGCGTCGCGCCGCCGATGCCCTTGCCGGTCTTCGCGTCCGTCTTGGTGACCTGCACCTTGCCCGGCTTGGCCACGGCGACGACCCCGGAGGCGGACAACTTCTTCTCGCCACCGGTGGAGACCACGTTCTGGATGCCGTCGTTCATCGGCTTCTGCACGTACGGCCGGTCCGCGGGGGCCGAGAGCGACGCGGCGAGCTTGGGCTGGTTGCCCGTGGGCGTGAGCTGCACGGTGACCTTGCCGTCGGCGTCGGTCTTCAGCGTGGTCTCGGTCGCCGCCGCCTGGGTGGCCGAGCTGCCGCTGGTGTCGGTCTGCTCTGTGTCTTCCGTGGCTTCCTGGTCCGCCGCGGTGCCGGCGGTGTCAGCGGTGTCGATGGAAGCGTCGGTCGCGGTGAGCTTCACCGGCACGTCCGCCATGCCGTTGCCCTTGGCGTTCTTGACCGTCACGGTCCAGCTCGCCGGGGTGCCGAGGTGCTGCGCGTCCTTCGGCGCGGTCACCGAGGCGGTCCACGGGCCGCGGTTGGCTTCGGCGTCCGCGGTCAGCTTCTCCACGTCGGCGTACGCACCCGGCGCCTGCGCCTTGAGCTTGTCCAGGTGGTAGTCGATGTTGTAGCCGATTTCTTTCGCGGGCAGGCTCTCGTCGAGGTCCTTGTCGCTGCGCGGCTTCGAGGTCCACGAGTGCAGCAGGTGGGCGAGCGCGGCAGCCTGGTCGGCGTCCTTCGTGTCGCCGTAGCGCAGCAGCAGGTACGAGATGTTGGCCGCCTCGTCTGCGGGCAGCTTCTCGCCCCATTTGGTGAGCAGCTCGTCGCCCGGCTCGTACTTCTCGTTCGAGTCCGGTGCTTTCAGCTGGAAGCTGACGCAGAACACCTGCTTGCCGCCGACGATGTACGAGCCCAGCCAGTTCTTGTCGGGCGTGTGCGAAGCGAACGGCTGGCCCGGCGTGATGTCGTGCCCGATGCCTTCGTCGGTCGCGGCCGCCGCCGGTGTCGTACCGGCCGCGGTGACGGAGAGTGCGCCGAGCACAGCCGCGGCGACCAGCCCGGAGACCGCGCGCACCCGGGCGCGCGGGCGTGAGATCCACCCCATGGTGTGTTGACTCCTTCAACGGCCCGCGGGGACGCCCCGTATGGCGTCTGCGCAGGTCACCCGATCGAACAACTCCCCGACACGCGTTCGGTTAATTCTCGAACACGCGATGTGCAGATTCGCGGGTGAGCACGGCTGTTGTCTAGAGGCCATCGGGTGACCTGCGGTGAGCGGTCGTGACTTCCGTCGCATAGCGTGTGGTGCCGGGGTTGGCTCGTTCGCCCGGAAGGTGGGTAAAGTCATCTTTACCCGACGGGAACCAGCGGGCCTCAGCGGTCGTTGAACCCGATGCATGGTGCCAGAAGGTCCAGGAGGACAGGTGCGTTCCAGTAGCAACCCGGCGTTCCGCAACCTGCCGCGCGGCGCGTCCGCGAGCGGGCAGTACGGGCCGAACGTCGGCTTCGAACAGCCGTACGGACAGCCGCAGGGCGGCGTGCCGGGTTACGGCCCGGGGCAGCAGGGCGCGGCTTCGGCCGACCGACCGATGACGGTCGACGACGTGGTGATCAAGACCGGGCTTTCGCTCGGGGTCGCCCTCGTCGTCGGGGTGCTCGCCGCGATCTGGGCGCAGTCCCAGCTGCTCGTCGACGGGCTCGGCCGGGTCACCGGAGTCAACGGCGCGCTGCTCGGCGCGCTCATGGGCGGGCTGATCGTGGGCCTCGTCGTGTCACTGGTGATCATTTTCCGGCGGAAGCCGAGCGGACCGCTCACGCTGCTGTACTCGGCCGCCGAAGGCCTGTTCCTCGGTGCGCTGAGCGGGCTGTTCGAGCTGCTGTACCCGGGTATCGCGCTGCAGGCGCTGATCGGCACCGCGGGTGTGTTCGTCGCGATGCTGGTGGTCTACAAGACCGGTGCGGTCAAGGTCACGCCCAAGCTGACCAAGTGGATCGTCGGCGCGGTCGCGGGCGCCGCGGTCCTCATGCTGGTGAACCTGCTGACGACGATGATCTTCGGCTTCAACCCGCTGCGTGGCGGCGGCGCCCTCTCGATCATCTTCAGCCTGGTGGTCATCGGCATCGCCGCGTTCAGCTTCCTGCTGGACTTCGACCAGGCGGACCGGATGATCCGCGCCGGGATGCCGTCCAAGTGGGCCTGGTACGCCGCGTTCGGCCTGATGACCACGCTGGTCTGGCTGTACCTGGAAATCCTGCGGCTGCTGTCCTACCTGCGCGAGTAGTCCTCGCGCAGGCTTCCCCGAAAAGGCGTCCCGTGACCCACGGGGCGCCTTTTCCGTGCCCGTACGGCGTTTGTTCGGTTCCCGGCCGCGTCCGGATGCCGCTTTCCGGCTGGTTCGTCGCACTCTGTGGGACGAGCTGCGACCGCCGAACTCCTGGCCCTACCGTGATCCGGCTCCCCGAGAACCCCCACGAACGACCAGGAGACCCGGTGGCGACGACCGATTCCCCCGCCGGTGAGCGGCGGCTGCTCACCTTCCCCACCTCGTGTGCCGCGCCGGTGCCGCGGCCGGAGGACCCGGTGCGGATCGTCCCGCTGATCGTCGCCGGGCTGCTCGCGGCCGGGCTCACCGCGTACGTGTGGGCCACGCACGGGGCCAAGTTCGGCGTCCTGCTCGTGCTCGGGCTGCTGCTAGGGCTGGCGTTGTTCCACTCCCGGTTCGGCTTCACCTCGGCCTGGCGCCAGCTCATCGCGGTCGGCAACGGCGAAGGGCTGCGGGCACACGCGCTGCTGCTCGGCACGGCCGCCACGCTGATCGCGCTCATCTGCGGCACCGGTGCCGGGCTGTTCGGCAGTGCGCCGGTGCCGGTGCAGAACGCCGGGGCGATCGGGCTCGCGCTGTTCGTCGGCGCCACCCTGTTCGCGATCGGCATGCAGCTCGGGGGTGCCTGCGCGTCCGGCACCCTGTTCGCGGTTGGTTCCGGGCAGTCGACGATCGTGCTCACCCTCTTCGGCTTCATCACCGGTTCGGTGTTCTACACCTGGGGTTATCCGGTGTTCACCGGCTGGCCGCAGGTGTCCGGGTTCCTGCTCTCCGACCACGTCGGCTGGTTCGGCTCGTGGGCGATCACGATCGCGGTGCTCGTCGCGATCGTGCTGGGCACGAGGGTGGTGCAGCGGCGCCGGGTGCCGCCGCCGATGGACGTCGTGCCGACCGCGCGCGGGTTCGCCCGGATCTTCCGCGGGTCGTGGCCGCTGCTGGTCGGCGCCGTCGTGCTGGGCGTGCTGGCCGGTGCGGTGTACCTCGTCTCCGGCGGGATCTGGGGTGTCACGAGCGCGTTCAGCCTGTGGGGCGCGAAGATCCTGCAGGTGTTCGGCCTGCACCCGGAACAGTGGGAGTTCTGGCAGCAGAAGGCGAACGCCGCGTCGCTGGGCAAGCCGATCTGGCAGGACAAGACGAGCCTCACCGACATCGGCATCATGATCGGCGCGGCGGTCGCGGCCGCGGCGGCCGGGGCGTGGAAAATCCACAGTTCGATCCCGTGGCGCACCGCGGTGGCCGCGATCCTCGGCGGCATCCTGATGGGCATCGGCGCCCGGCTGGCCGGCGGCTGCAACATCGGCGCCTACCTCGGCGGCATCTCGGTCGGCAGCCTGCACGGCTGGCTGTGGGGGATCTTCGCGCTCTTCGGCACCTGGATCGGGCTGAAACTGCGGCCGTTGTTCGGGCTGGGCAACCCCGCGCCCACCGACAGCATCTGCTGACCCGCCGCGCCGACCGAGGACTGCACCCGAACGCGAAACGGGCCGCCCGCGCATTCCGCGGGCGGCCCGTTTCGCTTGCCAGGACTCAGGAAAGCCGTTCCAGCACCATCGCCATGCCCTGGCCGCCGCCGACGCACATCGTCTCGAGGCCGAACTGCTTGTCGTGGTGCTGCAGGGAGTTGATCAGCGTCGAGGTGATCCGCGCGCCGGTCATGCCGAACGGGTGGCCGACCGCGATCGCGCCGCCGTTGACGTTCAGCCGGTCCAGGTCGATCCCGAGGTCCCGGTAGGACGGGATGACCTGCGCCGCGAACGCCTCGTTGATCTCCACCAGATCGATGTCCGAAATGGACAGTCCGGCGCGGGACAGCGCCTGCTTCGAGGACTCGACCGGGCCGTAGCCCATGATCTCCGGCGAAAGTCCGGTCACGCCGGTGGACACGACCCGCGCCAGCGGGGTGATGCCGAGTTCCTTCGCCTTGGTGTCGGACATGATCACCACGGCGGCCGCGCCGTCGTTGAGCGCGCAGCAGTTGCCCGCGGTGACCCGGCCGTCCGGGCGGAACACCGGCTTCAGTCCGGAGACGCCTTCGATGGTGACGCCGGCACGCGGGCCGTCGTCCTTGGCGACCACGGTGCCGTCCGGCAGCGTGACCGGGGTGATGTCCTTGGCCCAGAAGCCGTTCGCGATGGCCTTCTCCGCAAGGTTCTGCGAACGGACGCCGAACTCGTCCATCTCCTCCCGGCTGATTCCCTTGTACCGGGCGAGGTTCTCCGCGGTCTGGCCCATCGCGATGTAGACGTCCGGGACGAGCTCGTCCTCGCGCGGGTCGTGCCAGCTGTCGCTGCCGGACTCCGCGGTGTCCTTGGTCCGCTGCTCGGCGTCGGCGAACAGCGGGTTGTGCGTGTCCGGCCACGAGTCGGAGCTGCCGTTCGCGAACCGCGACACGGTCTCCACGCCGGCGGACAGGAACACGTCGCCCTCGCCCGCCTTGATCGCGTGCAGCGCCATGCGCGTGGTCTGCAGGCTCGAGGAGCAGTACCGGGTGATCGTGGTCCCGGGCAGGTGGTCGTAGCCGAGTTCGACGGCGACCGCGCGGCCCATGTTGAACCCGGACTCGCCGCCGGGCAGGCCGCAGCCGAGCATCAGGTCGTCGATGTCGGCCGGGTCCAGCTGCGGCACCTTGTCCAGCGCCGCGCGGACCATCTGCACGGTCAGGTCGTCCGGGCGCATGCCGACCAGCGAGCCTTTGCCGGCGCGGCCGATCGGGGAACGGGCGGTGGAAACGATGACGGCTTCGGGCATGTCGGGACACTTCCTCGGGTCAACGGCTCGAACGGGCACTAAGCGGGTGCTCACCATAGTGCCGCCTGACGGCCGCCGCGCAAAGCCGAAGGTGACCCATGTCCTTGTCGCCTCGTGGCAGGATCGCCTGCGTGCCCTCGCCCAGCCGCGTCCTGTCGACCCGCGCGATCGCGTGGTGGGCAGCCGGCCTCCTGCTGGTCGCCGGACTCGCCGCGAGCCTGCTCCTGCTGCTGTTCGGCGGCGGCAGCCCGGAGGATTCGGCCCGTCTCGACGCCCTGCGCACCGCGGCGAACATCGTGGTCGGCACCGGAGGCGCCGCCGCGCTGCTGCTCGCCGCGCGCCGCCAGCGCTCCGCCGAGCTCGACCTGGAGCAGAAGGACCACGACGCCACCCAACGGCGGATCACCGAGATGTACGGCAAGGCCGCCGACCAGCTCGGCAGCGACAAGGCCCCGGTCCGGCTGGCCGGACTGTATGCGCTCGAGCGGCTCGCGCAGGACCACGAGGAGCAGCGCCAGACCATCGTCAACGTGCTGTGCGCGTACCTGCGCATGCCCGAACCCGGCGACGCCGCGACCGCCGCCGAGGAACTGCAGGTGCGCAAGGCCGCGCAGCGGATCCTGATGCTGCACCTGCGCCCGGGCGGCGAAGCGGAACCGATGGGCTCGTACTGGCCGGACATCGACCTCGACCTGTCCGGCGCCCGGCTGGTCACCTTCACCCTCACACACTGCCGGATCCGCTCGCTGACCTGCTACCGGACCGAGTTCCACAGCTTCGCCACGTTCCGTGGCACCGCATTCCACAGCAAGGCCGATTTCCACGAGGCCGTCTTCACCGACCGGGTGGACTTCCGCGGCACCGTCTTCGGCACGGACCGGGAGAACTTTCACGGCGCGAGGTTCGAGAAACAGGCGGAATTCGGCATCAAGTCCGACGCCCGGCTGGACGGCGCCCTCGCCAAACCCGGGTACAAGCGCGTCTGGCCGCCGGGCTGGTCGGAACAGCCCGGTGCCGACGGATGGGCACGGCTGGGCCGATCGGGTGTTTCCGAGTAACGGCGGAACCGGCGGGCTTCGTGAAGAGTCCACGTGAAGAGTCCGGAAGAAACACAGGAGGTGAACCGGACATGAAGGTTCGACAGAAGTGGGCGAACACCGTCACCCCGCTCGGCCTGAGGCGAAGCGGGACGGCATCCGCCGGGAAGGATCTCCGGGACGGAATGACGGATCGGTGTTCGGCGGCCTTCGGGCCGTTCCCGGTGTCGATGCGCGGCTTGGTGGCTGCCTGAGGTCCTCGCCGGGAAGGCCCGACCTCGCCGAGCGCCGCCCGGCAGCACCCGACGCGCACCCCGAGTACCCCGGTCGCGGCCGTCCACGCTGGACAGCCCCGCCGCGGCGTTTAGGCTGCCGGGGTGGAGTACGCAGAACACATCGTGGACCTCGTCGGCAACACCCCGCTGGTCAAACTGAATTCCCTGACCCGGGGGCTCAAGCCGCTGGTGCTCGCCAAGGTCGAGTACGTCAACCCGGGCGGCAGCGTGAAGGACCGCATCGCGCTGCGCATGATCGAGGCCGCGGAGGCCTCCGGCGCACTGCGCCCCGGCGGCACGATCGTGGAGCCGACGTCGGGCAACACCGGGGTCGGCCTGGCCATGGTCGCCCAGCGCAAGGGCTACAAGTGCGTGTTCGTCTGCCCGGACAAGGTCAGCGAGGACAAGCGCAACGTGCTGCGCGCGTACGGCGCGCGGGTCGTGGTGTGCCCGACCGCGGTGGCGCCCGAGCACCCGGACTCCTACTACAACGTGTCCGACCGCCTGGTCCGTGAGATCGACGGCGCCTGGAAGCCGAACCAGTACGCGAACCCGGAAAACCCGGCCAGCCACTACCACTCGACCGGACCCGAGCTCTGGCGGCAGACCGACGGGAAGATCACGCACTTCGTGGCCGGGGTCGGCACCGGCGGGACCATTTCCGGCACCGGGAAGTTCCTCAAGGAAGCCAGTGACGGCCGGGTGGCGGTGATCGGCGCGGACCCGGAGGGCTCGGTGTACTCCGGCGGCACCGGCCGTCCCTACCTCGTGGAGGGCGTCGGCGAGGACTTCTGGCCGGAGACCTACGACCGGGGCATCGCCGACGAGATCATCCCGGTCAGCGACGCGCACTCCTTCGAGACCACCCGCCGCCTCGCCGTCGAGGAGGGCCTGCTGGTCGGGGGTTCGTGCGGGATGGCCGTGGCGGCCGCGCTGAAGCTCGCGGAGCGGCTGACCGAGGACGACGTCGTGGTCGTGCTGTTGCCCGACGGCGGCCGCGGCTACCTCACCAAGGTGTTCAACGACAGCTGGATGTCCTCCTACGGCTTCCTGCCCCCGGACTCCTCCGGCGCCACCGTGGGCGACGTGCTGACCCGCAAGAGCGGTTCGCTGCCCAGCCTCGTGCACTCGCACCCGAACGAGACGGTGGCCGAGGCGGTCGCCATCCTTGCCGAGTTCGGCGTGAGCCAGATGCCCGTGGTCAGCGCCGAACCGCCGGTGATGGCGGCCGAGGTGGTGGGCGCGGTGAACGAGCGGGATCTGCTCGACGCGCTGTTCACCGGCAAGGCCCAGATGGCCGACCGGCTCGAGACGCACATGTCGCCCCCGCTGCCCACGATCGGCGCCGGTGAGCAGGTGAGCGCGGCGATGAAGGCGCTCGAAGGCGCGGACGGCGCGCTGGTGCTGATCGACGGCAAGCCGGCGGGCGTCGTCACCAGGCACGACCTGCTCGCCTTTCTCGCGGGCCGGTAGTCCTGAACCGCCGGATCCCAGGCCGGGGCGCCTGCGCGCGCCCCGGCCCGCGATCCGATAGCGTGGGCGGCGTAGAACTTTTTCGCGTCCTCGTCAAGGGGGTTCAAGACCCACATGAGTGCTCCGCAGCCACCGAACCAGCCTTGGGACGGCGGCCAGCAGCCGCCGCCGCAGGGCCCACCGAGTGGTCCCACACCGCAGCAGGACAGTCCCTTCGGCGCGTCGGAGCCGACCCAGGTGGTCCAGCCGGGCCAGTCGCCGCAGCCCACCCAGGGCGGCGGCGCGTTCGGCGAGACCCCGGAGCCGACTCAGGTCGTGCAGCCCGCGCAGCCGGGTGACGCGAACGCCACCCAGGTCGTCAACCCCCTTGGCGGCCCCGAGGGCACCGCGGAGTCGACGCAGCTGGTGCCGCCGGGACAGCAGCCCCCGGCCATCCCGTACGCCCCGCCGCCGAGCGCCGCGGACAACCCGGCCGCGGTCGGCGGGTTCGGGCAGCCGGGCCAGCCCGGCCAGCCCGGTGGCTTCGGCCAGCCCGGGCAGCCGGGTCAGGCGGGTCAGCCTGGTCAGCCGCAGCAGGGCTTCGGCGCGCCGGGTGGCTTCGACCAGCAGCAGGGCTTTGGCCAGCCGGGTCAGCCGGGTGGTTTCGGGCAGCCCGGTCAGCCAGGCGGCTTCGGCCAGCCCGCCGCCTTCGGCGCACCGGCCGCGGGCGGTGGCGGTGGCAACGCCCTGTACGGCTACATCGCCGGAGGCGTGACCGCCGTGCTCGCGCTCGTCTCGCTGATCTACACCTTCCTCTACATGGGCAAGATCAGTGACTACTCGACCTACCTGGACTCCGCCCCCAGCCAGGCGGAACTGGACAAGTTCTACGAGCAGTCCGGCCTGTCCAGCCCGGGCACGCTGTGGATCTACGTGATCCTCGCGCTGATCGGCGCGGTGCTGGCGCTGGCGGGCGGTGTCGGGCTGGCGCTGGCGGGCCGGCTCGGCGGGCTCCGCAAGTTCGTGCCGATCGCGGTGGCGGCCGGCGGCGTGCTGCTCACGCTCTTCTCCGTGCTGCTGATGGTCGGCACCACGATCAGCGGCGCGCTCGCCGACCAGCTGAGGCAGATCGGTGCGAGCGACGACAGCTTCGCCAGCGGCATGGGCACGCTCACGATGATCCTCGGCATCGTCATCCTGATCGTCGGTGTGCTGAGCCTGATCCCGGCGACCGCGCAGTTCGTCGGCCTCGGCGGTGGATCCTCGGACGGTCCGCAGCAGCCCGGCGGGTTCGGCGGCCCGCCCGCCGGCCCCGGTTTCGGTCAGCCGGGCCAGCCCGGCGGTTTCGGTCAGCCGGGTCAGCCGGGTGGCTTCGGCCAGCCCGGACAGCAGGGCTTCGGCCAGCCGGGCAGCGGTGGTTTCCCGCAGCCGGGCGGGGCGAACCCGCCCAGCGGCCCGACGCCGCAGCCGGGCTACGGCCAGCCGGGACAGCAGCCGGGTTACGGCCAGCCGCCGCAGCAGCCCGGCTACGGTCAGCCGGGCCAGCCGGGGTACGGCCAGCCGCAGCCGGGGTACGGCCAGCCGGGTCAGCCTGGTCAGCCGGGGTACGGCCAGCCGGGCCAGCAGCCTGGTTACCCGCCGCCGGGGCAGTACCCCCCGCCGCCGGGTGGTCAGCAGCCGCCGCCGGGCTACGGCCAGCAGCCCGGACAGCAGGGCTACGGGCAGACCCCGCAGTGGTAATCCGCTGAATCTCGCGAAGGGCGCCTCCGCACGGAGGCGCCCTTCGTCGTTCCCGCACAATTTCTTCCGGCGAAAACCAAGAAATGTGAGGCTTTGATCTTGCCGCGTTCCGGCAGCCGGGGGAATTGTCGCCGGATTCCGGCACCGGTTGCGTCATCGCGTTCGATAGGGGTGTTTTCCCGGCTAGGGTGAGCGCCGTTCGTTTCGCCTTCGAGTCCAGGGGGAGCCACGGTGCGCGGCCAGTACGGATACCCAGCCCGTGAACTGCCGCGGGAGCTGTCCCCCGAGCCGGCACCGCCCCGGCGTCCCGGCAGCGGTACCGCGATCGCCGCGGGTGTGCTCGGGCTCGTGGCGGCGGTCGCAGCGGGTTATCTGCCGATCACGCAATTCCTGGACATTCCTTCCGGATTCAGCCTCGGCGATCTGCCCCGGTGGACACTTGTCGATCTCGCCGGCTTTCTGGTCGCCGCGCTGGCGTTGCTGGTGGGTTCGGTGGCGACGTTCTTCCGCGCGGTGGCCGGCGCGGTGCTGCTGATCTTCGGTGCGCTGGTGGCGGCCGGGGCGATTCTGCTCGAGCCCGCGCTCGGCGGCGGGATCTCCTACACCGAGTACTTCCACGAAGTGCTCCGGCTGGACGGCTTCGCCGCGATCGACCGTGCCGTGCTGATGGGCTCGGCCCTGATCGTGCTCCTGCTCGCCGCGTCGCCGCGGACGCTGGGCTATCTGCGGTTCCGGGGACCGGCGACGGCGCGGGAGAGGACCGGCCGCCCCCGGTAGTGCGCAATTCCGCCCCGAAACGGGGTCCGGCCTGGCACGATACCGGGGACCGAACCCGCCGCAGGCGGATCCGCAGAAGCCGAGGGATTCCCGTGACCTACCCCCAGAACCCGCAGGGCCAGTACCCCGGGCAGAACCCGTACCCCGGCGGGCAGCAACCGTATCCGGGAAGCCAGCCGACGCCCGCGCAGCAGCCCTACCCCGGCAGCCAACCGACGCCGGCGCAGCAGCAGCCCTACTCCGGCAGCCAGCCGATGCCGGCGCAGCCCTACCCGGGAAGCCAGCCGATGCCGGCGCAGCCCTACGGCCAGGCGCCGGGGCAGTACCCGCAGCAGCCGTACGGGCAGCAGCAGCAGCCCTACCCGGCCTACCCGGGCGGACCCGGCGCGCTGCAGCCGAAGCCGAGCGGCGCGACCGCGATCATCGCCGGCGTGCTGGCCATCCTCGGCGGCCTGTTCGCCCTGTTCGGCGTGGTCGGCGGTGCGATCCTGCTGGGGCATTCCGGCGGCGTCGGTCCCGGGCTGGTGGCGTTGATCGTCAACCTGGCCCAGGCGGGTCTGCTGCTCTACGGAGCCGTCGCGCTGTTCATGCACAAGCCGGCCGGCCGGTTGTGCGTGCTCATCGGCAGCGGGCTGGCGATCGCGGTCTCGGTGGTCTCGGTCGTGCTCATCACGGTGGGCGTGAGCGCGGTCGGCGGTGGCGCCGAGGTGATCGGCGCCGGGATCGCCGGAGCGCTGGTCGGCCTGATCCCGCCGATCGCGACGCTGGTGCTGGCGCTGGTGAAGCCGACGGTGGAGTGGGTCTCGCAGGGCG carries:
- a CDS encoding cystathionine beta-synthase, which produces MEYAEHIVDLVGNTPLVKLNSLTRGLKPLVLAKVEYVNPGGSVKDRIALRMIEAAEASGALRPGGTIVEPTSGNTGVGLAMVAQRKGYKCVFVCPDKVSEDKRNVLRAYGARVVVCPTAVAPEHPDSYYNVSDRLVREIDGAWKPNQYANPENPASHYHSTGPELWRQTDGKITHFVAGVGTGGTISGTGKFLKEASDGRVAVIGADPEGSVYSGGTGRPYLVEGVGEDFWPETYDRGIADEIIPVSDAHSFETTRRLAVEEGLLVGGSCGMAVAAALKLAERLTEDDVVVVLLPDGGRGYLTKVFNDSWMSSYGFLPPDSSGATVGDVLTRKSGSLPSLVHSHPNETVAEAVAILAEFGVSQMPVVSAEPPVMAAEVVGAVNERDLLDALFTGKAQMADRLETHMSPPLPTIGAGEQVSAAMKALEGADGALVLIDGKPAGVVTRHDLLAFLAGR